The genomic segment TTCTGGCATTTCCTTGAAATACCAGATGCCCAGTCCACCCCTGTTTACCACAATCATTATCACCAACtcatgcatcatcatcatcatcatcatcattctcaATGACCACACTGCTGGTGTTTGGATTATTGTTTTGATATTAGTTATATTAGTGGATGATAATATCTGCCTTCCCTAGTATGCCATGGGCCCAAAGACTGACCTGTCGTCTTCATGTGGTGACATTGAGCTAGAAATGGACGAGACTAGTGAGGGAAAAGGTGGCTGTATAACTGCAGTGACTGTGGAGAAAGGAAACTGCACTGCAGTACAATGACGCTCACATACTCATACACTGTTTGATGCATCTTGTGAATCTTCTGTAAACAAGTTATATGAATAGTTTATTAACTGGATCGTTATTCTGTGTCCTGGCTCCAGAGTTGGGTGTGTGTGGAGATTCCAAGGGAAACGTGGTTCAACCAGCCACCAAATGTCAACTCCTGGAGCAGCAGGAAACCTTTAAGttgtctctcttttcctctgaTGAAACTGATTTCTTTTTTTCAGTGATGATGATTTGGATGGATTTTCCCTAGGCACACAGTGACAGGATCAGTGTACTGCAATTCACAAACAGCACAATCATCTTGGCGTCCCATGACAGAACTGTCAAAGACAGAACTGTCAAAATGTGGGACAAATACCAAGAAACAGGTGCATGTCATTCTAACTCTTCAACTTCCACACACTGAAATAATTTCATCAAGAATTGATGAGTAGTCACAGCAATGCATGTATGCTTACActttatctctctgtatctcgctctacaggtgtgtttgtgtgggtccTGTTCTAGTCTTGGAGGTAAACCCGCACTGCTCCAGTGAACTAGTGTGTGGTGATGCACTGGGCCAGCTCTACTTCCTCTCCTGGAGAGAAATACCACCCAGTGTACACACAGTCATTGTATACACACTGTTCCATAACACATGCAATCATAATTCACTTAATCTCACACAGATATATCAGTACTACTGTACTTGTATGCATATTCTCTCATGTAGCTCAGTCAACTACTCGCTATCTTCTTATACACTATCTGATATGCATACACTTTATAtagggccctgtgtagctcagttggtagagcatggcgcttgcaacgccagggttgtgggttcgattccattCCCACAGGTCTAAtactgctacactgagtgtacaaaacattaggaacacctttcttattgagttgcaccccacttttgccctcagaacagcctcaatttgtcggggcatggactctacaaggtgtcaaaagcattccacatggatgctggcccatttgATTTattgactctaatgcttcccacagatgcatcaagttggctggatatcctttgggtggtggcccattcttgatacacacgggaaacggttgagcgtgaaaaacccagcagcgttgcagttcttgacacactcaaaccagtgcacctggcacctgctaccataccccattcaaaggcacttaaatattttgtcttgcccattcaccctctgaatggcacacataaacaatccatgtctcaaggcttaaaaatccttctttaacccgtcttctccccttcatctacactgattgaagtggatttaacaggtgacaccaataagggatcataaacTATCCAGGTGAAAGCGATTACATGGAAAGCTCAGgcatcctaatgttttgtgcactccgTGTATATGTATGTGCCTTAAAAACCCTAAGAGAATAACCTCTTAATGTTAATCAGCTATAATTAATGTAGTATGCAATAGTTACTTGAAATATATCATGAAATAAAGTTTATTTAAAGTTTACACGAAACTAGTGGCACTCTCTACATGCAGACTAGAACAGACCCTCGTTTTTACCTGGCCAATGATAATTCTACCAATTTTGAAGGGCTGTTGCAGTCTCATATTTACGGTAGTACATATTTATGTCACGTGTTGAAGGGAAGCGCGATTGCAATTGCCACGCATCTCCCACAAGGAATATTGTTGCCGTTTATCAACATCTACGGATTGTTTATTGCACATTAGCTTGGAAATTGTAGACTATTTACTTAACACAGAGAATACAAATCTGTAATTTGGGCTGGACAAGATGGCCAGCTGCAATTTTCAGGCGCAGATGGTATCCATTATGGAGGTATTAGCTAAAGCAGCTGTAGCAGAAATAAACAAACGAGTTGATGATAGCTGTGCAGTTATACGTTTGGAAATGACCCAAAGCCAGCGAGATATCGATGTACTGAAAAGGAAGTGTCAAGTGATGGAGGGCGAGCTGAAGAAGACACGAGTCAGGAGAAAAGGTAATGTGTTATTCATGATAAATTGATTGCATATGCAAAACCCAAATGTGTGAACAGCCCTAATATGACTGAATACAATTATTTTCAAGTTTTTTACCCCATGGCATCAGAGAGATCTTCATATCCAGTCAAGATTGTTTTGAACAAGCAGAGGAGTAACTCacagtggagagatggagaggtggctGTTGGAGAGGACTCTCAACCCCAGGTGTGATACATCACCTGTTACAGTTAGAGACCTGACTTCTTGGATCAATTCTGTTATTGGAATATCAGGAGAATTTACCGCTTTTGTGTGACTTATTAGTATGAAAAGGGTTATATATGGTGTGTGTCCAGAGTAATAACCTCAGTCCCCTGTTACAGCCTACAGATGTGGAGCAGAGAGCGGAGACTGAACCCATACTGATCAAAGATGAGGAGACAGCAGAGGATGTGTGGAAGACTGACCCTCAGGAAGAGCTCAGGATCACTGGAGAGGGTGGGTGCTGACATAAGGGgtactgctctgtctgtctgtgaaagACTGTGGGTGTGGTGGTATGCACGTTCCAAATTGCTAGTTGGCGTTGGGTGTTTTCTGTTCTGGGTTGGCATATGGAGCGCACGTACACACAAAGTCAGTTCTAAAGCAGTCATGTTTTGCAACTGTTAAGGGTCTTTTGTAATGTTTATCCTCAGAGTCTGGTTCCAAGCCTGGGCAACCACCATCCTTTGAGCAACAGCACTGTGATGAGGACTTCATCACACAACCCAACATATCTCCTGAATACTCAAATTCTGAACATCCAGACACACCCCGGCTCACATCTACAGAGGTGTTCAGCACAGAGCAGCACCTGCCAGATGAGGACTCACTAGAGCTAGTGATGGTGAAGGACGAGAAAGAGGAGGAGTTGGATCAGACCACAGCCCTGGCAGGACCTGACCAGTTTGTCATGGATGAGACTGATGGGCATCTGTGGACATCTGTGGATCCAGGCAGAGACACTGACCCTGATGGCCACCCAATTTTCTCCTTTCATGCTTCAGAAGAGTACTCTCAGAATATCTCTATTTTCCCATCTCATAGTGGGCTGCCATCCGTTCCTACTATGACAGATGATGTAGGGCCATCACTTCACTCTTCTATAGGGAAACCACATGCTAACATGTTCAGTGCAGCAGCACACATGAAAAGACATGTCAGGACATTGGCTGATGAGACTagacaacagatgccagacagacagaacagcgaGAGGCTGAACTCAAGTAATGACGGAAATAATTTAGCACTACAGTCAAGGCAGCATCAGTACAGGGCTTCAGAAGCAACAGTGAGAATGAGTGAGTGCATGACAGGGTCAAACATGGCCACCACCTCCACCTTCTCTGGATACAGCCTGAGTCGCAGTAGTTTTAACATGGTGAAGAGAATGAGGACTCAGTGGAGGTCGGTCGGCACCACCGAGAAGTGTTTCAGAGAGAAACCGCACACCTGCGAACAGTGTGGCAGGAGCTTCACCAAGCAGTGGAACCTGATCAGACATGCTGTGGTCCACAGCGGGGAGAAGCCATACGAGTGCACACAGTGTGGGAAATGCTTCACCCGGCGTTCCAGTATGAAGTTACATCAGAGAACTCACATAGGAGAGAATCCAGTGTCTCAATACGTGGTACCCCGATACCCCGGGGATCCACACACAAGTGTTATGTTGTCTCAGACCAGGTTGGACAAATAGGGGCATAATTGTTCTATAACACTTTGTATGTGAAAAATTGGTACAGAAGGTATTTTGAGACATTTGTACAATATTTTTCTCCCAATTGATTTGTGAAATGGTTTCTGTTGTCCTAACTGTCATTTTAACAACCTATTTATAACTGGTAACATTATGATTTTGTGGTACAGAAATGCAAACATGTTATATtcataaaaatgtatttaatgacaGAGTCAGTCTGTGATTTTAGATCAATAATACAGTAGGAGCCATTTAGTATGTATTGTCTAGTTAGTGTTTGTCTATCTGGGATGTTACTTCTTGCCACAAGGGACAGTCTCATATCAGGTCAGGTTAATAACTCAACTTGATTTCCCAAGTTATATTTTCGCGTTACTCtgctgccttaaaatgtttaGTTACTCAAAACTAGGCAACGACATATTTGtttcagtgtaatatactatacatGCTCTTACAGCTTTACATTTTACGTTTAGAAACAACACTTTTGCTGTGTACATTGACTAAACTGACGCTGCACCGGTACTGTATAAAACTGGTAATCTGAATCAAAGACCATTAGATACTGTAGATCAAGGATGGGCAagtttgatgggggtgggggccacaaaagatgtgaactcatcatgaggggccgcagtggctctcGTGTCtacgtacccacatccatacccacacagtCAGAGCCAGCCCTAAACTTTTTGGGGCCTTGTGTGTATATTTCTTTCGTTTTTTTGGAAATTGATCTGTGGGCCTACAACAGGTGAGCCGCCAGTTGCCAATCCCTGCTGTAGATAGCTAAATAGATAATATAAATAAATTGATATGATtggtttgagttattcactggtTCAATGATTTGCCAATCAACAGACGCGGTAGGTTGCTGCGTCTTGGTTGTGCCGGTGCGAAGTGAACGTAGGAACAGTCTTACCTCTCTTTCTTATTCTTGTGTTTACCTCTACGTCACTCCGAAACTCGAGAGGAGTGACAGTGACAATGTGTTAGGGGTGGGATGGTAGGGGTCAGGGGAATGGAGAGGTGGGGTCAGGTTCAGAGGCTTCATGTTCTACAACCGGCCTGCAGTCACAACGTGCAGTTCAATTGACTTCCGCTGCAGTGAGAGGGCCACAGTAGAGCTCGctagcttgtagtcctaaaaaactgAAATGAGTTAGCCATGGCTCGTTGGTCAAAGCCTATGGGGATTTTGGAAAATACgccaaaaataaggtctgaggttaacacaggcatggtctgaggttaacacaggcatAGGAGACCTTATATTAGTTATTATATTAAATAATGTCtttcagttaacatgacctttaagtattatgaagcctttatgtgtttCATGTGTTTGTTTTGATGACATTCTGTAAATGCTTCAAAATTAACATTAACTGATGAAGATTACCTCTTAGCACAAAACGTATAAGagctcctaagcctgtgtttaccactgaccttattttcggcgtttatccaacccccccgcccccccccaaaaaaataaataaataaatacagaagTGGTCTCAGATCACTGCACTGAGAGGGAGACTAGGAGTGTTGGGGTGAAAGGTGTGGCCTGTTTATTTTGTGGAAGAAAATACATTATGGAGAAGTGAAGAGAGATGTATGCTGTACATTGTGAGCGATGTACATTTAGATTTTAAGTGATCACATTAAGTGTTGTGTTGGTGTACACATATTGAGAAGAGGATTTAGCTGTTTTCTTACTTTACTTCAGTGCCACAAACACAACACAAGACAGCATGACACAGCAGAATGGCTCAAAACACAGCTCAGTATAGCACAGTAAAGCAATGAAGAAAATAACACAGCGTATAATATGAACAGCACATTGTAAATGTATATGAAATCCTCATGGTCACGTAACCATCAATGGCGAcctgttgcctgttttgcatgtttttTTGTCATTAATACGTGTCATATAAAAGtttgcaaaaaataaaaaatcattgaatgaattaataaagccgcatacaaacatggtctctttttttgctttcttgagtaaggcagctccaaaatgcaggtgtttcagcctagctttctgtggtggtggtggggcagccagcggaaaatacggagtgtAAGGGTTGGTActgttctctagttgtgccgtgattggctcagtgttctgtcactcatggggactcTGTCACCGCAGAATCTACGGTTAGAGCgaaaaaattcaagccccttgggtgctgccatagagttacattagaagtgcccatccaagaaggctcaaggtcattggccacagacaaAATGATGTCAAATTACGTTATATCTCccttagctttgattggactaatCATGTCAACATCCTACTTTAAAAATCATAGCttgcaagctagcagtcatcatcatgaatcaagtcgacaatctactgacaaatccttttcaatccttgtcatatgaagagaaattatagataaaacatatcggtgctcatcggccattggacataaatcgcaaattcaacaatgagtggtttggaaggaatcagtggctaactgcaatcgttgcaaagcaatcactagcctgctattcagtggagtggtgtgtggtccaagtctgggtttaagggtctcttttccaagcttaaaaggaaaAACATTCAAAACGATGTGCCAGAAAAGGTTgatcaatccagcatgacttctgccgtgttccacacaactggaaactcggaactgggaaatttcagactttcagacaactgggaactcaggaaaaaaacgagctccgactgggaaaatatgttttgaacagtcatccaactcggaattccacaatgggaactcgggcctctttctagagctctgacctgaagatcactgacgtcatgattcaaccttgttattttccaagttcccagttgtcttgaaagcaccataaatccagaaaatgctagactttgatgacaaagtttattgacaaaatttgcccacgaaggaccgcctcgccaccttcctgttcaagtgagcacagcacaacaaggtgagtccaaaaatttaTTGTATGCTGCtacataaatgatgtaatatgccagggagatatgtatactggaGCTAAGAAattaatactaagtgtatgttgtgtagtaagctgttagtagcccatgtgcctcaccctaataatttggtccctttccccctcataacttagcctactgttctgagttggtggtgcacatgtagcctatagcctgttttagagaaatgtcatcatcgaatattgtaagagctttcattgtctgcttatatgccccctttatt from the Coregonus clupeaformis isolate EN_2021a chromosome 14, ASM2061545v1, whole genome shotgun sequence genome contains:
- the LOC121581098 gene encoding zinc finger protein 135-like isoform X2 codes for the protein MASCNFQAQMVSIMEVLAKAAVAEINKRVDDSCAVIRLEMTQSQRDIDVLKRKCQVMEGELKKTRVRRKERSSYPVKIVLNKQRSNSQWRDGEVAVGEDSQPQPTDVEQRAETEPILIKDEETAEDVWKTDPQEELRITGEESGSKPGQPPSFEQQHCDEDFITQPNISPEYSNSEHPDTPRLTSTEVFSTEQHLPDEDSLELVMVKDEKEEELDQTTALAGPDQFVMDETDGHLWTSVDPGRDTDPDGHPIFSFHASEEYSQNISIFPSHSGLPSVPTMTDDVGPSLHSSIGKPHANMFSAAAHMKRHVRTLADETRQQMPDRQNSERLNSSNDGNNLALQSRQHQYRASEATVRMSECMTGSNMATTSTFSGYSLSRSSFNMVKRMRTQWRSVGTTEKCFREKPHTCEQCGRSFTKQWNLIRHAVVHSGEKPYECTQCGKCFTRRSSMKLHQRTHIGENPVSQYVVPRYPGDPHTSVMLSQTRLDK
- the LOC121581098 gene encoding zinc finger protein 135-like isoform X1; translation: MASCNFQAQMVSIMEVLAKAAVAEINKRVDDSCAVIRLEMTQSQRDIDVLKRKCQVMEGELKKTRVRRKVFYPMASERSSYPVKIVLNKQRSNSQWRDGEVAVGEDSQPQPTDVEQRAETEPILIKDEETAEDVWKTDPQEELRITGEESGSKPGQPPSFEQQHCDEDFITQPNISPEYSNSEHPDTPRLTSTEVFSTEQHLPDEDSLELVMVKDEKEEELDQTTALAGPDQFVMDETDGHLWTSVDPGRDTDPDGHPIFSFHASEEYSQNISIFPSHSGLPSVPTMTDDVGPSLHSSIGKPHANMFSAAAHMKRHVRTLADETRQQMPDRQNSERLNSSNDGNNLALQSRQHQYRASEATVRMSECMTGSNMATTSTFSGYSLSRSSFNMVKRMRTQWRSVGTTEKCFREKPHTCEQCGRSFTKQWNLIRHAVVHSGEKPYECTQCGKCFTRRSSMKLHQRTHIGENPVSQYVVPRYPGDPHTSVMLSQTRLDK